A genomic region of Irregularibacter muris contains the following coding sequences:
- a CDS encoding cysteine-rich CWC family protein translates to MSVKEEERICPICGGDNNCQHGQGDCWCDKVKFPKKIFDIIPEDKKGKACVCKTCLEKFQK, encoded by the coding sequence GTGAGTGTAAAAGAAGAAGAGAGAATATGTCCCATTTGTGGGGGAGATAACAACTGTCAACACGGGCAAGGGGACTGTTGGTGTGACAAAGTTAAGTTTCCAAAAAAGATTTTTGATATTATCCCTGAGGACAAAAAGGGAAAGGCTTGTGTATGTAAGACTTGCTTAGAAAAGTTCCAAAAATAA
- a CDS encoding putative polysaccharide biosynthesis protein, with product MKKRSFIGGAFILAVAGILSKFIGFFFRVPLTNMIGAQGYGLYNYPYHLYSAILAISVTGLPVAISTLVSAKIAIHRYDEAHRVFKIALVIMLFLGVITSLALYLGSGFLVNTIWPQEAYYPLMGLVIAPFFVALMSVFRGYFQGMQIMTASSISQVFESFGRLIFGLGLAYALLDRGIEYAAGGGSFGATAGAFVGLIVIVLYYLKVKPQIKERIQRQVKSGEKESTLKIIKNVLYLSIPISIGALAGTLMPLIDSLMLKLRLNVAGFSEEISTILFGRLGAATTLINFPLTIATAIAISLVPAISEAYAKGLFSEIKERLETGMKIGLYLIFPASMGLFILADPILDFIFPAIQNGGNLLRFLSIALIFMTLNQIFTASIQGIGRPIVSVRNLFIGAGFKIVISYYLAALPSINIYGATIGTIVGYVIASLLNYHYLKRQTHFVMDKINLIFKPLLASVVMGGMVYYTYLLIIGFTARNSISLLSSIALGGIIYGLLLFLFGVIHPKEMIVFITRKLKNKK from the coding sequence ATGAAAAAAAGATCATTTATCGGTGGGGCATTCATTTTAGCTGTCGCGGGAATACTGTCAAAATTCATAGGCTTTTTCTTTAGGGTTCCCTTAACCAACATGATTGGTGCTCAAGGATATGGTTTATATAATTATCCATATCATCTTTATTCTGCAATATTAGCAATTTCTGTTACTGGATTGCCTGTTGCTATATCTACATTAGTTTCAGCAAAGATCGCAATACATAGATATGATGAAGCCCATAGAGTTTTTAAGATTGCACTAGTCATTATGCTGTTCTTAGGAGTTATTACTTCCTTAGCACTTTACCTAGGATCAGGATTTTTAGTCAATACCATTTGGCCACAGGAAGCCTATTACCCCCTTATGGGCTTAGTAATTGCACCTTTCTTTGTTGCTTTAATGTCTGTATTTCGGGGATATTTTCAGGGAATGCAGATTATGACAGCTTCATCTATATCCCAGGTATTTGAATCTTTTGGAAGATTAATATTTGGATTGGGATTGGCCTATGCATTACTCGACAGAGGAATTGAATATGCGGCTGGAGGTGGTTCCTTTGGGGCCACTGCTGGGGCATTTGTCGGATTGATTGTCATTGTTTTATATTATTTAAAAGTAAAACCTCAAATAAAAGAAAGAATCCAAAGGCAGGTAAAAAGTGGTGAAAAGGAATCTACTCTAAAGATTATCAAGAATGTTTTATATCTATCCATACCCATATCCATTGGAGCCTTGGCGGGAACATTGATGCCTTTAATAGACTCATTGATGCTCAAATTAAGATTAAATGTAGCAGGATTTTCCGAGGAAATATCCACCATACTTTTTGGAAGACTGGGGGCAGCTACTACTCTTATTAATTTTCCCCTTACTATAGCCACAGCGATTGCCATTAGTTTAGTGCCAGCAATATCTGAAGCATATGCAAAAGGCTTGTTTTCAGAAATAAAAGAAAGACTTGAAACAGGAATGAAGATTGGTTTATACTTGATTTTTCCAGCCTCTATGGGGTTATTTATACTGGCTGACCCTATTCTTGACTTTATCTTTCCTGCAATCCAGAATGGAGGGAATCTTTTAAGATTTTTATCTATAGCACTTATCTTTATGACCCTCAATCAGATATTTACAGCATCTATCCAAGGTATCGGAAGACCAATCGTATCGGTGCGGAATTTATTTATAGGAGCAGGATTTAAAATTGTAATTAGTTACTATCTAGCGGCATTGCCCTCCATCAATATTTATGGAGCCACGATAGGAACAATTGTGGGATATGTGATTGCTTCATTATTAAACTACCACTATTTAAAAAGACAAACCCATTTTGTGATGGATAAAATAAATTTAATATTTAAACCTTTGTTAGCTTCTGTTGTTATGGGAGGAATGGTTTATTATACTTATCTGCTTATTATAGGATTTACAGCTAGAAATTCCATTAGTCTTTTAAGCAGCATTGCCTTAGGTGGAATAATATATGGATTGTTACTTTTTTTATTCGGGGTTATCCATCCGAAGGAAATGATAGTTTTCATAACCAGGAAGTTGAAAAATAAGAAATAG
- a CDS encoding PstS family phosphate ABC transporter substrate-binding protein, whose protein sequence is MKKLLFVLILIMALSFVSCTKSPDVSKSTDSTSENSTVNNSPKFNNQVSNNLMSDTAEKLGITHENYPKINGSTSTLAMARAINKAIYKYDENDHFPKIASKTVPSYKLLIEGEVDMILVPYASSDVLALAEDAGVELEFYPIAAEALVFITPKENKTENITMEQVRKIYLDYGITNWSNLGGPNRELVPICRNSDSGSQSQMDNLILKDKKMHSNIEKNYVELTMEGMLEQVAFYHNGGLDGEPTNSYALGYTLYTFLKSMGEVTGIDEQLKMLAFEGVLPTEESIGDGSYSLTDSYYAVVRSDLPKEHSARSIIDWLQSEDGKASIKELDFIPKR, encoded by the coding sequence ATGAAAAAATTATTATTCGTATTAATACTTATTATGGCTTTATCATTTGTATCTTGTACCAAAAGTCCAGATGTTTCAAAATCTACAGATTCCACATCGGAAAACTCAACGGTCAATAATAGTCCAAAGTTTAATAATCAAGTTTCTAATAATCTTATGAGTGATACTGCTGAAAAACTAGGAATTACTCATGAAAATTACCCCAAAATTAATGGTTCTACATCAACACTTGCAATGGCAAGGGCCATTAATAAGGCTATATATAAATATGATGAAAACGATCATTTCCCTAAGATAGCATCAAAAACAGTGCCATCTTATAAATTGTTAATAGAGGGTGAAGTGGATATGATCCTTGTACCCTATGCTTCCTCTGATGTTCTAGCTCTTGCAGAAGACGCTGGTGTAGAACTTGAGTTTTACCCAATAGCCGCAGAGGCACTTGTATTTATTACCCCTAAAGAAAACAAGACAGAAAATATAACCATGGAGCAAGTACGTAAGATATATCTTGACTATGGGATCACCAATTGGTCAAACCTCGGTGGTCCTAACCGTGAACTCGTGCCGATTTGTCGGAATTCAGATAGCGGCAGTCAATCCCAGATGGATAATCTTATTTTAAAGGATAAAAAAATGCACTCAAATATAGAGAAAAACTATGTAGAGCTAACCATGGAGGGGATGTTAGAACAAGTAGCTTTTTATCATAATGGTGGATTGGATGGTGAACCAACAAATAGTTATGCACTTGGATATACTTTATATACCTTTTTAAAAAGCATGGGAGAAGTTACAGGGATAGATGAACAGTTAAAGATGCTGGCCTTTGAAGGTGTACTCCCCACTGAAGAAAGCATAGGAGATGGATCATATTCTCTTACCGATAGTTATTATGCTGTGGTGCGAAGTGATCTACCTAAAGAGCATAGTGCTAGAAGTATCATTGATTGGTTGCAGTCTGAGGATGGTAAAGCAAGCATAAAGGAATTAGATTTTATTCCCAAGCGATAG
- a CDS encoding M56 family metallopeptidase — protein MNDLFLSLLNMSLTASYVAIIIIGVRWVLKKIHAPNILCYALWIIMLFRLVSPISFESDISFIPKKVEIGSQITHIQQLEKQEKIDTSANKLTKTSPNPTETPAISNNIKKEMNLKEWFLNVIPIIWLFGVICLLLYLMISYIRLRKKISIATIVKDNIFQTDRIQTPFVFGLMKPRIYIPINFSQQEADYVIEHEKVHIRRKDHLVKLIGFLALTLHWFNPLIWLSYMLMVKDMEMSCDERVIKKYNRAICVNYSKSLLSLSERQSGLFTSIPFKRNNVKSRVKNILHYKRPASWVVIIICMVLLLLSINLLTNPRGTNMSLQYKAMINTIKNIEISENKLITLNTTFDEYKQAFEGKFITENLEKHFIGEDQGAAFPYGLVLKGDIDQEFLDDPMKHVDQNSEVNVVSLVITQKLTKIDFSRLYLNDAKDKATIYAKKLYEYHENDNFSDIKDLDIIKSQVLIEKYIFKKVDNQWKIMSTDEKFIEYIGENQETGEEELVVFCEIMHQNEEIEYIKTIEVDEN, from the coding sequence ATGAATGATCTTTTTCTTTCTCTCCTAAATATGAGCTTAACGGCTAGCTATGTGGCTATAATTATTATAGGGGTGAGATGGGTTCTAAAAAAGATTCATGCACCAAATATACTTTGCTATGCTCTTTGGATAATTATGCTCTTTCGGCTCGTTAGCCCCATATCCTTTGAAAGTGACATAAGCTTTATCCCGAAAAAAGTAGAAATAGGATCACAAATTACACACATCCAACAACTAGAAAAGCAAGAAAAGATAGATACTTCTGCAAATAAATTAACCAAAACTTCTCCTAACCCTACAGAAACACCAGCTATTTCAAATAATATAAAAAAGGAAATGAATCTTAAAGAATGGTTTTTAAACGTCATACCTATTATTTGGTTATTTGGTGTTATTTGCCTATTATTATATCTGATGATTTCTTATATTCGATTGAGGAAAAAAATATCTATAGCTACTATTGTCAAAGACAACATCTTTCAAACCGATCGCATACAAACTCCTTTTGTTTTTGGATTAATGAAACCAAGAATCTATATTCCTATAAATTTCTCACAACAAGAAGCTGATTACGTTATTGAACATGAAAAGGTTCATATTAGACGCAAAGACCATTTGGTTAAGTTAATAGGGTTTCTTGCCCTTACTCTTCACTGGTTTAATCCACTTATTTGGCTTTCCTATATGCTTATGGTCAAAGATATGGAAATGTCCTGTGACGAAAGAGTAATAAAAAAATATAATCGGGCCATCTGTGTTAATTATTCAAAGTCTTTACTTTCTCTTTCAGAAAGGCAAAGCGGATTATTTACTTCTATTCCTTTCAAGAGAAATAATGTAAAATCCCGAGTGAAAAATATTTTACATTATAAAAGACCTGCTTCTTGGGTTGTGATAATTATTTGTATGGTGTTATTATTGTTGTCAATCAATTTATTAACTAATCCAAGAGGAACAAATATGTCTTTACAATATAAAGCAATGATAAACACGATTAAAAATATAGAAATTAGTGAAAACAAACTCATTACTCTAAACACGACCTTTGATGAATATAAACAAGCTTTTGAAGGGAAATTCATTACAGAGAATTTGGAGAAACATTTTATAGGGGAAGATCAAGGAGCAGCGTTTCCCTATGGATTAGTTTTAAAAGGAGACATAGATCAAGAATTTTTAGATGATCCGATGAAGCACGTTGATCAAAATAGTGAAGTAAATGTTGTTAGTCTAGTTATAACACAAAAGCTCACAAAAATAGATTTCTCTAGGTTATATTTAAATGATGCAAAGGATAAAGCAACGATTTATGCTAAAAAGTTATATGAATATCATGAAAATGATAACTTTAGTGATATAAAAGATCTTGATATTATAAAGAGTCAGGTATTGATAGAAAAATATATATTCAAAAAAGTGGATAACCAATGGAAGATCATGTCTACAGACGAGAAATTTATAGAGTATATTGGTGAAAATCAAGAAACTGGTGAAGAGGAGTTAGTTGTTTTCTGTGAGATTATGCATCAGAATGAAGAGATTGAGTATATTAAGACAATTGAGGTTGATGAAAATTAA
- a CDS encoding SdpI family protein, which translates to MKLSIPVLVSVIPVPILMIVFGVLWKRYPPKSINWIYGYRSIRAMRNDNTWKYAQQYQAKVWRWSGVILLVFSLIFVLLFKKSYTEIPGWVFYTELIVMILSIIPTKIALRKKFDREGNLNE; encoded by the coding sequence ATGAAACTTTCTATTCCAGTTTTAGTTTCGGTTATTCCAGTTCCAATTTTAATGATTGTATTTGGGGTTCTATGGAAAAGATATCCCCCTAAGAGTATAAATTGGATATATGGATATAGGTCAATAAGAGCTATGAGAAATGATAATACATGGAAATATGCACAGCAATATCAAGCAAAAGTATGGAGATGGAGTGGAGTTATCCTTCTAGTATTTTCCCTAATCTTTGTCTTGTTATTTAAAAAAAGTTATACAGAAATACCTGGTTGGGTTTTTTATACCGAATTAATTGTTATGATCCTATCGATAATACCCACTAAAATAGCATTACGGAAAAAATTTGACAGGGAAGGTAATCTGAACGAATGA
- a CDS encoding RNA polymerase sigma factor — protein sequence MIILKEDKCLIEKYIKGESQAIEELVKRYINSLYHLSYSLTHEKNSAEELFQETWIKVIENIETYNHRNHFKPWLYTICINTYRDKYRKEKRWLGRVKDYFTNQEKEYVINNYTLSIPMEDIVEKKEQEKIIKNYIKILEDKYRLPIILFYFQEMTYQEIAELLKLPMGTVKSRLNTAKKKLRKMMEVNDDEGKRTRKGTW from the coding sequence GTGATAATACTGAAAGAGGATAAGTGTTTAATTGAAAAATATATAAAAGGTGAGTCCCAGGCCATAGAAGAGCTTGTTAAAAGATATATCAACTCTCTTTACCATCTCTCCTATAGCTTAACTCATGAAAAAAATTCCGCTGAGGAACTTTTTCAAGAGACCTGGATAAAGGTTATTGAAAATATTGAAACATACAATCATAGAAATCATTTTAAACCATGGCTTTACACAATATGTATCAATACCTATCGTGATAAATATCGAAAAGAAAAAAGATGGTTAGGAAGAGTGAAAGATTATTTTACAAATCAAGAGAAGGAATATGTAATAAACAATTATACCCTATCCATTCCAATGGAGGATATTGTTGAGAAAAAGGAACAGGAAAAAATAATAAAAAACTATATAAAAATCCTTGAGGATAAATACAGGCTCCCCATAATCTTATTTTATTTTCAGGAGATGACCTATCAAGAGATTGCAGAACTCCTAAAATTGCCCATGGGAACTGTAAAATCCCGTTTGAACACAGCTAAGAAAAAATTGCGAAAAATGATGGAGGTGAATGATGATGAAGGAAAAAGAACTAGAAAAGGCACTTGGTGA
- a CDS encoding MazG nucleotide pyrophosphohydrolase domain-containing protein — translation MNLSQIQGMVKEFTRSKNMDSGISMRIIDLASEVGELSKEVLKGTDYGSKNFKKTEEWQSEIGDVLFSLICIANQTDTNLEDSLNYVLDKYEKRFANKGDLGSGR, via the coding sequence ATGAATTTATCTCAAATACAAGGAATGGTGAAAGAGTTTACAAGGAGTAAAAATATGGACTCAGGTATTAGTATGAGAATAATTGATTTGGCATCTGAAGTTGGTGAGCTATCAAAAGAAGTTTTAAAAGGGACAGACTATGGTAGTAAAAACTTTAAAAAAACTGAAGAATGGCAAAGTGAAATTGGAGATGTATTATTTTCTTTAATTTGCATTGCAAATCAAACCGATACTAATTTAGAAGATTCCTTGAATTATGTACTTGATAAATATGAAAAGAGATTTGCAAATAAAGGAGATTTAGGCTCTGGAAGATAG
- a CDS encoding DUF2089 family protein, with the protein MTIQVIPEWMTNLDDEDLSFIKKFILASGSLKEIAKQYGVTYPTVRLRLDKLIQKIHMNENTANEPYISLIKRLAINEKIDFDTAKVLISEYKKTKLEEK; encoded by the coding sequence ATGACCATACAAGTTATTCCTGAATGGATGACAAATCTTGATGACGAAGATTTATCATTTATCAAAAAATTCATACTAGCATCTGGGTCCTTAAAGGAAATAGCCAAGCAATATGGTGTTACCTATCCAACGGTTAGACTTAGGCTTGATAAGTTGATACAAAAAATCCATATGAATGAAAATACAGCAAATGAGCCTTATATTTCTTTAATTAAGCGGCTTGCAATAAATGAAAAAATTGACTTTGATACTGCAAAAGTTTTAATTAGTGAATATAAAAAAACAAAATTGGAGGAAAAATAA
- a CDS encoding BlaI/MecI/CopY family transcriptional regulator, translated as MEKFKLFDAEQKFMDIVWELEPINSTQLTKICSKRLGWKKSTTYTIIRKLSERGIVKNEEATVTALVKQEQVQKYESEVLLEKSFDGSLPTFIATFLKDKKLSKREAEEIKKMIEEAIHE; from the coding sequence ATGGAAAAATTTAAACTATTTGATGCTGAACAAAAATTTATGGACATCGTTTGGGAGCTAGAACCTATTAATTCAACTCAATTAACAAAGATTTGCTCAAAAAGGTTAGGATGGAAGAAATCTACTACCTATACAATTATTCGGAAACTATCTGAACGGGGTATTGTAAAAAATGAAGAGGCTACAGTAACAGCACTAGTAAAGCAAGAACAGGTCCAAAAATATGAAAGTGAAGTATTATTAGAAAAATCTTTTGATGGATCACTTCCAACCTTCATTGCGACATTTTTAAAAGATAAAAAACTATCGAAAAGAGAAGCAGAGGAGATAAAGAAAATGATAGAGGAGGCTATCCATGAATGA
- a CDS encoding L,D-transpeptidase family protein: MKKWFFIVILVALFTAIFYNIHHSQVEARSYSQYYAWERSMIMDLKEDETGILIEINEKRLYLIKGNTILKTYPIATGKPGSPTPIGEWTIIHKASWGGGFGARWMGLDVPWGKYGIHGTNKPGSIGANASAGCVRMNNKDVKELFELVSNGTRVVIRGGPYGSFGNGFRTLLPGDRGKDVMIVQRRLEQLGYYQGTIDGVYGLGMERALNQWQKEKGLPITNKITQDIYEKLEIELFD, from the coding sequence ATGAAAAAGTGGTTTTTTATCGTCATACTTGTGGCATTATTTACGGCAATCTTTTATAATATACATCATTCCCAGGTAGAAGCCCGTAGTTACTCACAGTACTATGCTTGGGAGCGAAGTATGATCATGGACTTAAAAGAGGATGAAACAGGAATTCTCATAGAGATAAATGAAAAAAGACTATATTTGATAAAAGGAAATACAATCCTTAAAACTTATCCCATAGCCACTGGCAAACCAGGTTCACCAACACCTATAGGAGAATGGACAATCATACATAAGGCCTCATGGGGAGGAGGATTTGGCGCAAGATGGATGGGCTTAGATGTCCCCTGGGGGAAATATGGTATACATGGGACTAACAAGCCTGGGAGCATTGGTGCCAACGCTTCAGCTGGATGTGTCAGAATGAATAATAAGGATGTAAAGGAATTATTTGAATTGGTTTCTAATGGAACGAGGGTAGTCATTAGGGGAGGTCCTTATGGATCTTTTGGAAATGGTTTTAGAACATTACTTCCCGGAGATAGGGGAAAGGATGTTATGATCGTGCAAAGACGCCTAGAGCAGTTGGGATATTATCAAGGAACCATTGATGGGGTTTATGGTTTAGGAATGGAAAGAGCTCTTAACCAATGGCAGAAGGAGAAGGGATTACCTATTACCAATAAGATTACCCAAGATATTTATGAAAAATTAGAAATAGAATTATTTGATTAG
- a CDS encoding DUF6440 family protein produces MNYLFTWDRYGGGMVILLSKDGKPVIIPLNVDQYEITI; encoded by the coding sequence ATAAATTATTTATTTACTTGGGACAGATATGGGGGAGGTATGGTGATATTATTAAGTAAAGATGGCAAACCAGTAATTATTCCTTTGAATGTAGACCAGTATGAGATCACAATTTGA
- a CDS encoding DUF6440 family protein — protein sequence MSKDKRFITIHKEGTLSGCKIMVDSETGVNYLYSWNGYSGGMTVLLNKDGEPVVTPLDVD from the coding sequence ATGTCCAAAGACAAAAGATTTATTACTATTCATAAAGAAGGAACTTTATCAGGATGTAAGATAATGGTAGATAGTGAAACGGGTGTAAATTATTTATATTCTTGGAATGGCTATTCTGGAGGTATGACAGTATTATTAAATAAAGATGGTGAGCCAGTAGTTACCCCTCTAGATGTAGATTAG
- a CDS encoding GNAT family N-acetyltransferase, protein MIVGKNILIRQLELGDEEYLYKWWNDGDIMAHAALPFGTLQSKESIRRNILKEIESSNMFLERKRFIICTKEDMKPIGEINYLDWSARNQKCELGIKICETIEQGKGYGKDALYHFIDYLFRFLNLNKIELTTMVDNKRAQSLYKKLGFKEIGISRQGYFDSRIGDFQDVMYMDLLKADWLIEKNKL, encoded by the coding sequence ATGATTGTAGGAAAAAACATCCTTATAAGACAATTGGAACTAGGGGATGAAGAGTATTTGTATAAATGGTGGAATGATGGAGATATAATGGCACATGCTGCCCTTCCATTTGGTACCCTCCAAAGTAAAGAGTCAATTCGCAGGAATATTTTAAAAGAAATTGAAAGCTCTAACATGTTTTTAGAGAGAAAAAGATTTATAATTTGCACTAAGGAAGATATGAAGCCCATTGGTGAAATAAATTATTTAGACTGGTCTGCAAGAAATCAAAAATGTGAGTTGGGTATAAAAATTTGTGAAACCATAGAACAAGGCAAGGGCTATGGAAAAGATGCACTGTATCATTTTATTGATTATTTATTTAGATTTTTAAATCTTAATAAAATTGAATTAACGACGATGGTGGATAATAAAAGAGCACAGAGTTTATATAAAAAGTTGGGGTTTAAGGAAATAGGAATTAGTAGGCAAGGATATTTTGACAGTAGGATTGGTGATTTTCAAGATGTCATGTATATGGATTTGTTGAAAGCTGATTGGTTAATTGAGAAAAATAAATTATAA
- a CDS encoding GNAT family N-acetyltransferase, producing MIHIRIRRPTEDDKDQLVEFFKTVVVDTFIKEGIEEMVDDLEEEIESKKQYLENDLKSNGKLRYFLIAEDRGCIVGTIEYGLASDLINSCTNGKYKNLYEVGTVFVRPDYQGQGMGNLLLNAMIQELQYQGIREFCIDSGYSNAQKIWRKKFGEPEYFLENYWEEGQHHLIWKIKL from the coding sequence TTGATTCACATTAGGATTAGAAGACCAACTGAAGATGACAAAGACCAATTAGTTGAATTTTTTAAAACTGTAGTTGTCGATACCTTTATCAAGGAAGGTATAGAAGAGATGGTAGATGACTTAGAGGAAGAAATTGAATCTAAGAAGCAGTATTTAGAAAATGATCTAAAGAGCAATGGAAAACTTAGATATTTCCTAATAGCAGAAGATAGAGGCTGTATAGTCGGTACAATAGAATATGGACTGGCCAGTGACCTAATTAATAGTTGTACAAATGGAAAATATAAGAATCTTTATGAAGTAGGTACAGTTTTTGTAAGACCAGATTACCAAGGACAGGGTATGGGTAATTTACTATTGAATGCTATGATTCAAGAATTACAATATCAAGGAATCAGAGAGTTTTGTATAGATAGTGGGTATTCCAATGCACAGAAAATATGGAGGAAAAAATTTGGTGAACCTGAGTATTTTCTAGAAAATTATTGGGAAGAAGGTCAACATCATCTAATCTGGAAAATTAAGCTTTGA
- a CDS encoding RNA-guided endonuclease TnpB family protein, with the protein MRVKVARLHEKISDTRKDFLHKRSSQIINENQIVVSEDLNVSGMIKNRKLAKAISDVSWSEFTRQLEYKANWYGRDYIKIDKFFPSSQLCSECGYKNIETKDLLVREWVCTNCRSHHDRDINASRNILQEGLRILASA; encoded by the coding sequence ATGAGAGTCAAGGTAGCAAGGCTTCACGAAAAGATATCAGACACCCGAAAAGATTTTTTACATAAACGATCTTCACAGATTATTAATGAAAACCAAATTGTAGTCAGTGAAGATTTAAATGTGAGTGGAATGATTAAGAATCGCAAATTAGCAAAGGCAATATCCGATGTATCTTGGTCTGAATTTACTAGACAGCTAGAATATAAAGCAAACTGGTATGGTAGAGATTATATCAAAATTGATAAATTCTTTCCATCAAGTCAATTATGTTCGGAGTGTGGATATAAGAACATAGAAACCAAGGATCTTTTGGTTAGAGAATGGGTTTGCACGAATTGCAGGAGCCATCACGATAGAGATATAAATGCTAGCAGGAATATACTACAAGAAGGACTTAGAATATTAGCATCAGCATAA
- a CDS encoding DUF2812 domain-containing protein: MKYKRRIGNGLAFQPEKDMELFRKMAKEGYHLCGFSKIFSYKFEKGEPKDYIFSYTAINNPDDDYIAYFTDAGWEPVMCYPNFQIFRALPGTEPVYTDTETLVDFYREELGRYSKYSIGTTIFFIISCYLALNFFNNTLSFILYIIGLIPFVFTVLPLLGFFYYYRKYTSQLK, translated from the coding sequence ATGAAATATAAAAGAAGAATAGGGAACGGGTTAGCATTTCAACCTGAAAAAGATATGGAACTTTTTAGGAAAATGGCCAAAGAGGGATATCATCTATGTGGGTTTAGTAAAATCTTTAGTTATAAATTTGAAAAAGGAGAGCCAAAGGATTATATTTTTAGTTATACAGCCATAAATAATCCTGATGATGACTATATCGCATATTTTACAGATGCTGGGTGGGAACCTGTTATGTGTTATCCTAACTTTCAAATATTTAGAGCATTACCAGGAACAGAGCCTGTATATACGGATACCGAGACCTTAGTTGATTTTTATAGGGAGGAATTAGGGCGATATTCTAAATATTCTATTGGAACGACAATCTTTTTTATAATAAGTTGTTATTTGGCCTTAAATTTCTTCAATAATACTTTAAGTTTTATTTTATATATCATAGGACTAATTCCTTTTGTATTTACTGTACTACCTCTTTTAGGATTTTTCTATTATTATAGAAAATATACAAGTCAATTAAAGTAA